The Phaeobacter sp. A36a-5a genomic interval GTCTCCGGCCATACCCTCTGCCATATTGCCTTTCACCTCCCGGCGTCCTCAGCGGTTTTCACAGCCGACAGCCTGATGGCGCTGGGATGTGGCCGCCTGTTTGAAGGGACTGCCGACCAGATGTGGCAGAGCCTGCAGAAACTCGCCGCCCTGCCCCGCGACACCACGGTCTATTCCGGCCATGAATACACCCAGTCCAATGCCCGCTTCGCGCTCACCATCGACCCGGACAACCCGGCTCTGCAACAGCGCTGCGCGGCGATTGATGCGGACCGTGCAGAAGGGCGGCCAACAGTCCCGTCACGCCTGCAAGAGGAGCTGGACACCAACCCGTTCCTGCGGGCCCATCTCGACAGCGTCAAGGATGCCCTTGGCATGGGCGGGGCGCCGGCGACCAAGGTCTTTGCTGAAATCCGGGCGCGAAAGGACAAGTTTTAGGCGCCCCGGCTGCCGTTTCACGGCACAGTCACGAGAAATGTGACAAGAAATTGCAAGAAAGAACTTGAAGCCGGGCACGTATCAACCAAACTCTAATACTATCAGGACATGGTTGGACTGTGGAAGGCTAGGCATCCGTCCCACAGCCTCAACGCCAACCCAAGACCAAGAGGAGCACGCCCGTGCCTTCATTCTCGAGCACTTTGGAACAGGCCATTCACGCCGCGCTTGCGCTGGCAAACGAACGGCGTCACGAATTCGCAACCCTGGAGCATCTGCTTCTGGCCCTGCTGGATGAGCCGGACGCGGCCCGCGTCATGCGCGCCTGCAGTGTCGACCTCACCGAATTGCGTGCAACCCTTGTCGAATTTGTCGATGAGGATCTCGCCAATCTGGTCACCGACATCGACGGCTCCGAAGCGGTACCGACCGCTGCCTTCCAGCGCGTGATCCAGCGCGCCGCCATCCATGTTCAAAGCTCCGGCCGGACCGAGGTGACGGGCGCCAATGTGCTGGTCGCCATCTTCGCCGAGCGCGAGAGCGACGCGGCCTACTTCCTGCAGGATCAGGACATGACCCGCTATGACGCGGTGAATTTCATCGCCCATGGCGTGGCCAAGGATCCGGCCTTTGGTGAGTCCCGGCCCGTCACCGGCTCCCCCGAAGTCGAAGAAGAGCCCCAGCCCACCACCGAGGGCGACAAGAAAGAGAGCGCGCTGGCGAAATACTGCGTCGATCTCAATGAAAAATCGCGCGAGGGCGACATTGACCCGCTGATCGGGCGCAGCCACGAGGTTGAGCGCTGCATCCAGGTTCTGTGCCGCCGCCGCAAGAACAACCCGCTTCTGGTTGGCGATCCCGGCGTTGGCAAGACCGCCATCGCCGAAGGTCTGGCGCGCAAGATTGTCGCCGGTGAAACGCCCGAGGTTCTGTCGGAAACCACCATCTATTCGCTGGATATGGGCGCGCTGCTGGCGGGCACCCGCTACCGCGGCGATTTCGAGGAACGTCTGAAAGCCGTCGTTACCGAGCTGGAAGATCACCCCGATGCAGTTCTGTTCATTGACGAAATCCACACGGTGATCGGCGCAGGCGCCACCTCCGGCGGGGCCATGGACGCGTCCAACCTGCTGAAGCCCGCGCTTCAGGGCGGCAAGCTGCGCACCATGGGCTCCACCACCTACAAGGAGTTCCGCCAGCATTTCGAGAAGGACCGCGCGCTGTCCCGCCGGTTCCAGAAAATTGATGTGAATGAACCGTCGGTCGAGGATTCCATCGAGATCCTGAAAGGGCTGAAACCCTATTTCGAGGACCATCACGGCATCCGCTTTACCAGCGATGCGATCAAATCTGCGGTGGAGCTCTCCGCCCGCTACATCAATGATCGCAAACTGCCGGACAAGGCGATTGACGTCATCGACGAGGCCGGTGCCGCACAGCATCTGGTGGTCGAAAGCAAACGCCGCAAGACCATCGGTGTGAAGGAGATCGAAGCGGTTGTCGCCAAGATCGCCCGCATCCCGCCCAAAAACGTCTCCAAGGACGACGCCGAGGTGCTGAAGGATCTGGAGCGCTCGCTGAAACGGGTGGTCTTTGGTCAGGACAACGCGATCGAGGCGCTGTCCAGCGCCATCAAACTGGCCCGTGCCGGTCTGCGCGAACCGGAAAAACCCATCGGCAACTATCTCTTTGCAGGCCCCACCGGCGTCGGCAAGACAGAGGTCGCCAAACAGCTCGCCGATACGCTGGGTGTGGAGCTTCTGCGGTTTGACATGTCCGAATACATGGAGAAACACGCGGTTTCCCGCCTGATCGGTGCGCCTCCGGGCTATGTCGGTTTTGATCAGGGCGGGCTGTTGACCGATGGTGTTGACCAGCATCCCCACTGCGTGCTGCTGCTGGATGAAATCGAGAAGGCGCACCCGGATGTGTTCAACATCCTGTTGCAGGTCATGGATAATGGCCAGCTGACCGATCACAACGGCCGCACCGTGAACTTCCGCAATGTCGTGCTTATCATGACCTCGAATGCCGGCGCATCCGAGCAGGCAAAGGCCGCCATCGGCTTTGGTCGTGATCGCCGCGAAGGCGAGGATACAGCCGCCATCGAACGCACGTTCACCCCGGAGTTCCGCAACCGTCTGGACGCGGTGATCTCCTTTGCACCGCTGCCCAAGGACGTCATCCTGCAGGTGGTCGAGAAATTTGTCCTGCAACTGGAAGCCCAGCTGATGGACCGCAATGTCTCGATCGAACTCACCCGCAAGGCGGCAGAATGGCTGGCTGACAAAGGCTACGACGACCGCATGGGCGCGCGTCCTCTGGGCCGTGTCATTCAGGAGCACATCAAGAAACCGCTGGCGGAAGAGCTGCTGTTTGGCAAACTCTCCAAGGGGGGCCTGGTCAAGGTCGGCATCAAGGATGGCAAACTGGATCTCAGGATCGAAGGCCCGGCCAAGCCTCGCATCTCGGGGGACAGGCCGCCGCTGCTTACGGCCGAGTAACAGCAATGCGTCTTTTGCCCCTGGCATTTCTCTCCTCGCTCGCCGCGCCCGTCGCGGCGAGCGATCTCGTTCTGGACTGGCCGGTCGATTGCACCCTAGGCGACAGCTGCCAGATCCAGCAATATGTCGATCGCGCCATCGGACCGGCGACACAGGATTTCACCTGCAATCCCCTCACCTATGACGGCCACAAGGGTACGGATATCGCCCTGCCCTATCTCAGCGACATGGAGGTCGGCGTCACTGTCTTTGCCGCGGCGGATGGCACCGTGGTCGGCAGCCGCGACGGGATGGAGGACCGCTATTCCAGCGGGCCGGACGACCCCGCGATCGAGGGGCGGGAATGTGGAAACGGGGTTCTGCTGCGCCACGGCGGCGGCTGGGAAACTCAGTATTGCCACATGAAACGTGGGTCCATCCAGGTCAGCTCCGGCGACAGGGTCACGGCCGGCACACCGCTTGGGGAAATCGGCCTCTCCGGCAACACCCAGTTTCCCCATCTGCATCTTTCCGTGCGCAAGGATGGTATCACCATAGACCCCTTTGGCCCCCGGATGGAGCAGGGCTGCGGTGCCGACATCGGCGCGCCGCTCTGGGCCGAGGAGATCACCTATCAGGCCGGCGGCTTTCTGGGCAGCGGCTTTGCCGACCATGTTCCGAAATTTGCAGCGATCAAGGCCGGGATCGCCGATCAGTCGCCACTGGCAACCGGCAGCGGCGCAATCGTGTTCTGGGCCTATGCCTTCGGCGCCCGCAGCGGTGACCAGCTGGTGCTGCGTATCGACGGGCCGCAGGGCACCCTGCTGGAGCAGACAGAACCGCTGGAAAAAACCCAAGCGCAGCTCTTCCGCGCCGCGGGCAAACGGATCCGTGGATCGGGGCTGCAACCCGGCCGCTACATCGCAACCGCGACACTGCTGCGCGACGGCCAGCTCGTAGATGATCAGCGCCAGGAAATGACGGTGAAATAGGGCTTCACCGACACGGCGGGGCCAAGCCCTCTTGGCCTTGCCGCTCTCAGCGGCTAATCTGCTGCCACGGTCGGCAGACACCGAGGCGTCGCTGCTCCCGCATGGGAGAGCTAAACCTGCCATATCACCGAACGGTTTCCATCGCAGATGGCGCCGCGTCGTCAGGACAGCGACCAACGACCCGCACAGGCGCCGATTGGATGCAATATGACCCGAAAACCGCTTCCCCTACAGGTGGATGACCTGTCCCATTTCTCCCGCGCCCTGTCCCGGCAACTGGGCGAGGCCAGCCCCTCGCATCTGACACTGATGAACATGCTCGCCCGCGCCGCCGGTTTTCAGAACCTGCAACACCAGCGCGCCATACAGGCAGCGGCCCGACGGCTGACGAAAACCACAATGGCGCCGGCGGCTGATCATCGGCTGATCGAGCGCACGCTGGGCCATTTCGATGATCAGGGGCGGCTGCTGCGTTGGCCGTCAAAACGCGCCGTGCAGACGCTTGCGCTGTTTGGGCTCTGGTCGGTCTTTCCGGCCGACAGGGCGTTGCAGGAGGCGCAGGTGAATGCGCTGCTGATCGGCGAACATCGCTTCAGGGATCCCGCAACCCTGCGGCGCACCATGATTTCCTGTGGATTGCTGACCCGGCAACGCGATGGCAGCGACTACAGGCGTATCGAACAGGAGCCCACCGCCGAAGCCAAAGCACTGATTTCGCGACTGGCAGCCCGCCGCAAACAGCGCACCCAGGCAGAAGCGCAGATCACGCGCCGGTAGCACCGGCAATGGCACCTCAGCGCTCGGTGAATTTCAGCTCGATCCGGCGGTTCTGCGCCCTTGCAGCCGCAGTCGGGGCTGGATTCACCGGCTGATATTCACCAAATCCATTGGCAGACAGGCGCTCGGGCGGGATGCCCAGCGCCTGCACCATGTAGCGCACCACCGACAGCGCGCGGCCCTGGCTCAGCTCCCAGTTATCGGCAAATTTCGGGTGCACCCCCAGCGGGGTGTCATCGGTGTGCCCATCAACCCGGATGATCCAGTTGATTTCCGGCGGAATGGCCGCTGCCACGGTCTGCAGGATCCCTGCGACCTTGGCGATTTCAGCCCGCCCTTCCAGCGAAAGATCGGCGCTTCCGGGGGCAAACAGCACTTCCGAGGCAAAGACAAAACGGTCGCCTTCGATCCGCACCCCTTCCTGATTACCCAGCACATCGCGCAGCCTGCCAAAGAACTCTGAACGATACTGCTCAAGATCCTGCGCCTTGGAGCTGAGCTGCTCTGCCTCAGCCTCCAGTCGCTTGCGCTCACTCTCTTCCAGAAGCCGACGTCGGCGTTCCTCGGCGGCGGCCCGGGCCAGGGCAGCGTTCAGATCCTGACCAAGGTTCTGCATCTGCACCGACTGTGCTGCATCACGGGCTTTGTAATCGTCCAGCAGAGCCTGCAAACCGCCAAGCTGTTCGCGCAGGGCGGCGACCTGCTGGTTCAGCAGTGCGGTCTGACGCCGCGCCTCCTCGGATATGGCCTGCTCGGCGTTCAGGCTCTCGCGGGCCTGTGCCAGCAGGGCGGCACGCTGCTCTGCAAGGCTCGCCAGCTCGGCGCTTTCGGCGGCCTGATCCTTGCCGTCGCTCAGGGCCGCCAGCAATCGCTGCTGCAACAGATCCCGGTCCGCAGCAGCTGCATTGGCCTGTTCCAATTTGCCCAGCGCCTCCAGCAGGCGCTGTTCCAATTCGGCCTGCGCCGCCGTGGTGGTTTCAAGATCCGATTGCGCGGTGTCACGGCTCTGCCGCAGCCGGTCCAGCTCTTCCTGCAATGCCGCGACCTCGCTGTCGGCGCGTGTCTGTGTGGCATCGAGCTGCGCCAAGACACGGGTCAGACGCTCGGCCAGAACATCCCGGTCCGCGCTCGCTGCCTGTGCGCTGTCGAGCGCGTCCAGAACCTCGGCCAGCCGCGCATCCAGCTGGTCCTTGGCCGTTTCAGCAGCGGCAAGCAATGTCAGCGTATCCTCGGCGGCCTGCCGCTGCGCCTCAAGCGCGAGGGTCATGGCGGTCAATTCGGCATCCGCATCTTGCAGCCGGTTGCGCAGCGCCTCGGCGGCAGCCGCCTCCGCAAGGCGCGCTGCCTCGGCAGAGGTGAGCTCCGTTTCCAGCTGCTGCGCCGCTGCCGTGGCATCCGCCGCCGTAGTCTCCAGATCGGCAACCAGTGCCTCCAGCGCCTCGCGTTTGGCCGCAGCCAGCCGGGCCGCCTCCGTCTGGGCGTCGATTTCACTGCGGCTGGCAGCCAGCGCCTGCGAGAGCGCGTCACGCTCGCCTTCCAGTTCAGACTGCGAGGCCTGCAACGCCGCGCGCTGTGCGGTCAGATCACTGATCGTGGCATTGGCCTCCTCCTGGCGAAGCAACAGCTGCGCAACCTGCGCCTCAAAATCGCTGATCTCTCCGCGCGCCGCCGACAGCTCCGCCTCGGCAGCCTCAAGTGCGCCCTGCGTGGTGCCGAGCGTCGCCGACAAGGCGCCAAGACGGGCCTGCAACTGGCTGTTGGCCCGCTCCTCCAGCCCAAGCGCATCCGCCAGCGCCCCGACTTCCGCGGCCAGCTCATCCAGCTGGCTTTCCTGCCCCGAAATCGTCTCGCGCAGCACAAATTGAACCACCATGAAGATGGTCAGAAGAAACATCAGGACCAGCAACAGACCCGTCATCGCATCCACGAACCCCGGCCATATCGAGGCCTGAAAACGCTGTCCGGTGCGACGTGACAGGGCCATCGCTTAGTCCTCGGAGCCGCGTGCGGTGCGACCCAATCCACGCGGTCGGGCAAAGGCCTTGACCAGGAGGTCGATATCCTTGCGCAGCTCCGCCAGGCTCTCCTGACGGCCGGCGGAGATTTCTTCGAGGATGCGCAGCATCTGGACGTCGATAGAGCGCAGCCGCATCCGGCTTTCGGCATCCAGCCCGACGTCGCCATGGGCGCGCATCAGTTCGGTCAGGGCCTCCTGCCCCACTGCGACCCGCTCCAGCGCCCGGGCCGTGCCTTCGGTTTGGTCCTGCCGCCGGTTCATATCTGTAATCGCATCCACCAGCTCGGACAGTTTCTGATCCACCCCGGCGCGGGCTTCGGAGGTTTGCACAAACATCGACTGCAACGCGTCCATCTGCTCGGTCATGCTGTCCAGCACACCTGCAAGTGCCGTGTTTTCACCGCCGCCTGTCTCCTCGCCTGAAGAAAAGCTGACGCGGGTAAAAGACGACAGCCATTCTTCAAGCTCACGGTAGAACCGGTTCTGACCATGGCCTGCGAACAGCTCAAGCAGCCCGACGATCAGCGATCCCGCCAACCCCAGCAAAGACGAGGCAAAGGCAACGCCCATGCCGCCCAGCTGCGCCTCAAGCCCGGTCATCAGCCGGTTGAACACTGCGATCCCTTCCTCACCTTCCTGCGGGGCGAGGCTGCGGATGGTATCGACCACCGCTGGCACCGTGGTCGCAAGACCATAGAACGTCCCCAGAAGGCCAAGGAAAATCAGCAGGTTAACGATATAGCGTGTAATTTCACGCTCTTCGTCGATCCGGGTCGCAACGGAATCGAGGATCGAGCGGGTCGAGGATGAGCCAAGCTGCATCCGCGCGCCCCGCGACCGCAACAGTGACGCCAGCGGTGCCAGCATCGACGGTGGGCGAACATCCTCTCTGGCGACCCCGGCAGCGAAAGCCTCGATCCAGCGTACCGACCCGATCAGTTGCAGCACCTGCCAGAAACAGGCCATCACGCCGAAAACAAACACCAGACCGATAAACCCGTTGAGCCAGGGGTTGGCTTCAAACACCGGCAAAACGCGCGGCAGCGCCACAAAGGCCCCGAACCCTGACAGCCCGAGAGCGATCAGCATCATGATAATCTGGCGTACCGGTTGGGAAAACTGCGGTCTGCTTTCGCGGTCTGGCTGCGCCATAGCTGTGGCTCCTGACACTTTTTTTTGGTGCTCTTGCAGAACCGGAGCCTATAGGCAAATCCTCAAAAGAGCCAAGGCTTTATGACGCAAGATCCCGCACACGCGCCGCAAGCCAATCCAAATCAGCGTCGCGCAGCCCGATCTCCGCCAGATGCTCGGCCGTATTGAACAGATATTCGGTATTGGGGCCACGTCCCCCAACCGCTTCGGCAATGATCTGCGCCTGAGTTTCGAGGCTAATGCCGCCGCAATATTGGATATGATCGGGATCAATCACATAGGTCACGGCGGTAACTTCCCCGCCGCTGGCCAGCTGCACCGTCAGATCCTTCTCCACATAGGCCGAGGAAATCAGCTCCCGCGCCCGCAGTTCCAGCAAGGTCTGCTCTTCGTGGCCAGCCTCGACCGCCAGCGCGATTCCGGTACAGGCCGCCCCTTCGATGGCATCCAGCGCCAGCACAAGACCGGGTTTCTCCTCGCTGCCGCGATGATGGATCGACTTCATGCAGAAGGACCGCGCATAGCCCGGCAGGGTCGCAACTTCGCGGCGGGCCACCGGAAAACCTGGATTCCACAACAAAGATCCGTATCCAAATACCCACATGGTCATGACGCTGGCCCTTTTTTGATCGCGGTCTATAAACATC includes:
- the gloB gene encoding hydroxyacylglutathione hydrolase; protein product: MTMPLEIVTLPCLSDNYAFLLHNAATGQTALVDAPEAEAIKSELDRRGWGLDQILLTHHHWDHIDGVADLRASYDCQIVGARADAHRLPDLDLAVAEGETFSCLGEEVHVLDVSGHTLCHIAFHLPASSAVFTADSLMALGCGRLFEGTADQMWQSLQKLAALPRDTTVYSGHEYTQSNARFALTIDPDNPALQQRCAAIDADRAEGRPTVPSRLQEELDTNPFLRAHLDSVKDALGMGGAPATKVFAEIRARKDKF
- the clpA gene encoding ATP-dependent Clp protease ATP-binding subunit ClpA: MPSFSSTLEQAIHAALALANERRHEFATLEHLLLALLDEPDAARVMRACSVDLTELRATLVEFVDEDLANLVTDIDGSEAVPTAAFQRVIQRAAIHVQSSGRTEVTGANVLVAIFAERESDAAYFLQDQDMTRYDAVNFIAHGVAKDPAFGESRPVTGSPEVEEEPQPTTEGDKKESALAKYCVDLNEKSREGDIDPLIGRSHEVERCIQVLCRRRKNNPLLVGDPGVGKTAIAEGLARKIVAGETPEVLSETTIYSLDMGALLAGTRYRGDFEERLKAVVTELEDHPDAVLFIDEIHTVIGAGATSGGAMDASNLLKPALQGGKLRTMGSTTYKEFRQHFEKDRALSRRFQKIDVNEPSVEDSIEILKGLKPYFEDHHGIRFTSDAIKSAVELSARYINDRKLPDKAIDVIDEAGAAQHLVVESKRRKTIGVKEIEAVVAKIARIPPKNVSKDDAEVLKDLERSLKRVVFGQDNAIEALSSAIKLARAGLREPEKPIGNYLFAGPTGVGKTEVAKQLADTLGVELLRFDMSEYMEKHAVSRLIGAPPGYVGFDQGGLLTDGVDQHPHCVLLLDEIEKAHPDVFNILLQVMDNGQLTDHNGRTVNFRNVVLIMTSNAGASEQAKAAIGFGRDRREGEDTAAIERTFTPEFRNRLDAVISFAPLPKDVILQVVEKFVLQLEAQLMDRNVSIELTRKAAEWLADKGYDDRMGARPLGRVIQEHIKKPLAEELLFGKLSKGGLVKVGIKDGKLDLRIEGPAKPRISGDRPPLLTAE
- a CDS encoding M23 family metallopeptidase, with translation MRLLPLAFLSSLAAPVAASDLVLDWPVDCTLGDSCQIQQYVDRAIGPATQDFTCNPLTYDGHKGTDIALPYLSDMEVGVTVFAAADGTVVGSRDGMEDRYSSGPDDPAIEGRECGNGVLLRHGGGWETQYCHMKRGSIQVSSGDRVTAGTPLGEIGLSGNTQFPHLHLSVRKDGITIDPFGPRMEQGCGADIGAPLWAEEITYQAGGFLGSGFADHVPKFAAIKAGIADQSPLATGSGAIVFWAYAFGARSGDQLVLRIDGPQGTLLEQTEPLEKTQAQLFRAAGKRIRGSGLQPGRYIATATLLRDGQLVDDQRQEMTVK
- a CDS encoding DUF2087 domain-containing protein → MTRKPLPLQVDDLSHFSRALSRQLGEASPSHLTLMNMLARAAGFQNLQHQRAIQAAARRLTKTTMAPAADHRLIERTLGHFDDQGRLLRWPSKRAVQTLALFGLWSVFPADRALQEAQVNALLIGEHRFRDPATLRRTMISCGLLTRQRDGSDYRRIEQEPTAEAKALISRLAARRKQRTQAEAQITRR
- a CDS encoding peptidoglycan -binding protein, coding for MALSRRTGQRFQASIWPGFVDAMTGLLLVLMFLLTIFMVVQFVLRETISGQESQLDELAAEVGALADALGLEERANSQLQARLGALSATLGTTQGALEAAEAELSAARGEISDFEAQVAQLLLRQEEANATISDLTAQRAALQASQSELEGERDALSQALAASRSEIDAQTEAARLAAAKREALEALVADLETTAADATAAAQQLETELTSAEAARLAEAAAAEALRNRLQDADAELTAMTLALEAQRQAAEDTLTLLAAAETAKDQLDARLAEVLDALDSAQAASADRDVLAERLTRVLAQLDATQTRADSEVAALQEELDRLRQSRDTAQSDLETTTAAQAELEQRLLEALGKLEQANAAAADRDLLQQRLLAALSDGKDQAAESAELASLAEQRAALLAQARESLNAEQAISEEARRQTALLNQQVAALREQLGGLQALLDDYKARDAAQSVQMQNLGQDLNAALARAAAEERRRRLLEESERKRLEAEAEQLSSKAQDLEQYRSEFFGRLRDVLGNQEGVRIEGDRFVFASEVLFAPGSADLSLEGRAEIAKVAGILQTVAAAIPPEINWIIRVDGHTDDTPLGVHPKFADNWELSQGRALSVVRYMVQALGIPPERLSANGFGEYQPVNPAPTAAARAQNRRIELKFTER
- a CDS encoding biopolymer transporter ExbB encodes the protein MAQPDRESRPQFSQPVRQIIMMLIALGLSGFGAFVALPRVLPVFEANPWLNGFIGLVFVFGVMACFWQVLQLIGSVRWIEAFAAGVAREDVRPPSMLAPLASLLRSRGARMQLGSSSTRSILDSVATRIDEEREITRYIVNLLIFLGLLGTFYGLATTVPAVVDTIRSLAPQEGEEGIAVFNRLMTGLEAQLGGMGVAFASSLLGLAGSLIVGLLELFAGHGQNRFYRELEEWLSSFTRVSFSSGEETGGGENTALAGVLDSMTEQMDALQSMFVQTSEARAGVDQKLSELVDAITDMNRRQDQTEGTARALERVAVGQEALTELMRAHGDVGLDAESRMRLRSIDVQMLRILEEISAGRQESLAELRKDIDLLVKAFARPRGLGRTARGSED
- a CDS encoding gamma-glutamylcyclotransferase, coding for MTMWVFGYGSLLWNPGFPVARREVATLPGYARSFCMKSIHHRGSEEKPGLVLALDAIEGAACTGIALAVEAGHEEQTLLELRARELISSAYVEKDLTVQLASGGEVTAVTYVIDPDHIQYCGGISLETQAQIIAEAVGGRGPNTEYLFNTAEHLAEIGLRDADLDWLAARVRDLAS